The sequence CTGGACTTAAGTTATTTAAATGGCACCGTCACCAACGGCGGCAGTGTGTGTAGCGTTCACAGCGTCAACTCCCTCAGCTGCTCCCAAAGCTTCATCCAGGCTTCTCCCGTCTCCTCCAACCTCAGCATCCCTGGGAGTGACATCATGCGGGCGGACTACATCCCCAGCCACCGGCACAGCGCCATCATCGTACCATCCTACCGGCCCACGCCCGATTACGAGACGGTCATGCGGCAGATGAAGAGGGGCGTCGTGCACACGGACAGCCAGAGCCAGTCCCTGCGAAACCTCAACATCATCAACACCCACGCCTACAACCAGCCGGAGGACCTGGTGTACAGCCAGCCCGAGATGCGGGAGAGGCACCCCTACACGATCCCCTATGGGCCCCAGGGGGGCTACGCGAATAAACTGGTCAGCCCATCAGACCAGCTCAACCCCACGAATCCCACAGTGCCGAGCAAGCCGGGGGGACCCAGCGCCATCTCACACACAGTGAGCACCCCAGAGCTGGCCAACATGCAGCTGCAGGGCGCCCATAGCTACAATGCAGCCCACGTGCTCAAAAACTATCTCTTCCGGCCGCCGCCCCCCTACCCGCGGCCCCGGCCGGCCACCAGCACGCCGGACCTCGCCAGCCACCGCCACAAATACGTCAGCGGCAGCAGCCCTGACCTGGTGACCCGCAAGGTTCAGCTGTCCGTGAAGACCTTCCAGGAGGACAGCTCCCCGGTGGTGCACCAGTCCCTCCAGGAGGTGAGCGAGCCCCTCACGGCCACCAAGCACCATGGTGCAGTGCACAAGCGTCACAGCCTGGAGGCGATGAGCAGCATGGTGAGGGGCATGGAAGCCATGACCCTGAAGTCGCTTAACATCCCCATGGCCCGCCGCAGCACCCTACGGGAGCCAGGGCCTCCCGAGGAGGGCCCCGGCAGCCACGAGGTCCCCCAGCTCCCCCAGTACCACCACAAGAAGACTTTCTCGGATGCCACCATGCTGATCCACAGCAGCGAgagcgaggaggaggaggaggaggctccCGACCCGGTGCCCCAGATCCCCGTGCTCCGGGAGAAGGTGGAGTACAGCACCCAGCTACAGGCCGCCTTGGCCCGGATTCCAAACAAGCCCCCACCCGAGTACCCCGGGCCCCGGAAAAGTGTGAGCAACGGGGCACTGCGGCAGGACCAGGCGTGCCTGCCTCCTGCTGTGGCCCGGGCCAGGCTGCTGCGGCACGGGCCCGCCAAGGCCATCAGCGTCTCCCGGGCCGACCAGCTGGCCGTCAACGGGGCCTCTCTCGGGCCATCCATCTCGGAGCCTGACCTGACGAGCGTGAAGGAGCGGGTCAAGAAAGAGCCTGTCAAGGAGAGACCTGTGTCCGAAATGTtttccctggaggacagcattATAGAAAGAGAGATGATGATTCGGGTAAGTGGCCGCCTCTCCCGGGGGGCACCTTGGGAGGGATGGTTAAAGTGGCTGGTCCCCCCCTGACCCCTACCCCGGAGCACCCTCTCTGCTCCTTTTTGGTGATTCAGGCGCACCTCCCTCCTCTGGGCACAGAAGAAAGCATGAGGCTTATCAGGGAATATGGGAGGATTTAAACATGTTATAGAATTTAAAAGTCACTTGCATTTTAAACAGGTGGGGTTTCATTTCACAAAACTTTGTTCTTTGCTCCTTCCGTTCTCGTTCATGGCTTCTCATAGGCCTGCTTGGGGCAGAGTGCTGTGACAAAGTTAGGATCGTACAGGTATGTGGTATTGAGATCAGTGTCTAAGCCAGCATTTTGGTGTATGTATTCAGGGTCAGATTTCCCATTGCCTGAGCTGCCAGAAGCTCACCTTCCTCCATCTCCTGgcattttgcttttctctgggGAAAGCAGTTTCTCCCCAGTTAGATCTTAAAGAGCAGCCTCCCTTCGAAGCACAGCCTTCTGTGCAGATCTGGATGTCAGGACTGCTCATCAGTGTTGGTCCTGGTGTGTCCAGTTTCATTTTCAGATCCTCTTTCAATAGATGGTCAGCACAAATCTATGAAAAATTGCAGTAAACTCAGAAACGTACAGTTGAGCTTGAATTCACCATTGAGCTTACTCTATCAAGCACTCACACAGGCATCTTCATACCCTCACGCACACGCGCGTAACATTTGACAATGCCTAATATTAGACATAAGTCACTCTTCTTCAGTTTGTTTCCTCTGGAAGGTTAGTTATGTTGCCGGAGCAAAAGTATGCAGTAACAGTTGCACACCCAGAGCACCAAAGTGAGTTACATCTTACTAATGAGAGATTGCTGGATTGTCGTTGCTACTTTACCAAATGTCTTATAATACCAGTGCTATTTGTCCTGGAGATGTTCactcccttaaaaaaaataatcctctCATTATAACTACTCAAACCCAGATTGACTTCTCCTCTGCATGTACCACATCTGGGTCATAAGGTAGCCAGCGCTTATTTTAGGAACTCCAGCGCAGTTGTAACTTACATTTTGCTTGGAGGGAATTCATCAAACTTTCTTCATGTATAAGTCTTCCCGATTCTGCAGTGGGAATCAACTTGGAAAGAATAGTAAAGAGCCAAAGTTTTAAGAAAGCCAAGTCCCTAGGTTTAGGAATCTAATCCATAGCAATGTTCCGGCTTTAGACAAACCTCAAGAACATTCTCAGCCTCACAGTTTTAGCCATCCATGGAGTGAGTGTTGCTAGGAATTTGGTACAGGCATAACTTTTTCCACTTTCGCAAACCTGGAGGGAAATTGTGAAAGATGTACTTGTGCCTGTGGCAAATAAAACTGTTTGGCTGGGGGACGGAATGAAGTGTGGGGGTGGGTGCCTTGGGGAGAACTCTCCACGTTTGGGAAAAGTAATCATTGGTAGAAAGGGAGTTTCAGCACTTCTGGGCCTCAGGCCCCTTTCACACAACTCGGCATCAAGAACTCATCAGTCCAAGCATGTGGCGTTGCTGTTTCCCTTGCTGACTGGCTGTTTATTGCCACCTACGTGGTTGCCTAGCCTCACTTTGGTCATATTCATCCTCTTGTTACCTGTATCAAACAGAAGCCTGTAGCTGATACTTACGGCACTGATTCCTCATATAGAGCTTCATGCCTTATCACAGAGCAAACAGAGGCCTTTCTCACTTTATCCACGTGtcctcccatcccatccattGGGTAATAGTGAACAGCCGATTTTGCCTCTTAACTAGTTCAGTAACATCATTACCCTGGCCCTATGtcattttcccttattttttaaaaagtctaccttttttaaaaaattgtttttttgttctttggccATGCcgcagagcatgtgggatcttagctcttgaccagggattgaacccttgcccctcATATTttaagcacaaagtcttagctactggactgctagggaaatcCTTTCCCTGATTTTTCCCCAAATCCTACATACTCATGAGCTCAAGGGCAGCCACCCTTGGTGTCCCGACCTCAGGAGGACTTGGAGGGTCTTCAGTGAGCCAGGCAAGATGGCGACCTGGTCCCTGACACTGGAGCTTGGGGTGGGTCTCCATTGTCCTTCTGAAGAAACTCACCCCAGTGACCTCCCCACATCTCGGATGCCTTACTCTGGTGCCCATCATGGGTAGCTTTTGCCTGGCTTGTTAGGCCTAGCTAAGAGAAGGCTGTCAAGGCTTTCCTAGGATGAGAAAATGTCACTAAATAGGAACTGGAAGCAGACAGCTATGGTGAGAATTTGCCCTGCAGGCAACCCTCTCCCCCTTTCTGGAGCTGCTTGTCCCCTTGATGGATAGTTCAGGCCTGTGGTGTGGATAGCGCCTTCTGCatggctcctgctgctgctttgaAGACATTTCACTGTCTGTGGTTCCCTAACCCCCAGTCAGGtactggggagagagggaggccaAAGCAGATCTTTGAATTCATTATTTCTGATCTCTGGTAACAAGCTCATAGGATAAATGAGGAGGAGCTAAGAGAAATAGTTTATCATTGGGGTTTCAGTGTTCCCTGGGTAGTAATCCTTTCCCAGGAAAGACAAGTAAGTTactttttgctttgggtccagTTGGGGTCACCTCATGGTGCAGGTGAGAGGGAAGCAGAAGGACTGTCAGAAGGATCTGAGGACCGTttacccaaaaaaaaaatcattgctctCTCAAAATTTTGCAGAGGAGTGAAACATTCTCAACTAAAAGAGATAACAGCAGGCAGGGAGGAAATTCTCCCTTACAAAAACAAACTAGTAAGTAAGTAAACCGACAAAACTCCCCAAATTTAAATCCTGAATTTTCAGTCTGCCCAGGGTTGAGAAACCAGGATCATTCTTCAGAATAGAATATGTTTTGGCCCTTTCTCACTTTCTCACAGTTAATCCTCCTCTGAGATGCTCCTTCGGCTTATCTGATGGGTTAGCCCTGTCACAGGACCAAGCATCTTATTGACAGCATCACTCACAAAGGCCAgggctccattcttttttttttttaaattgaagtatagttgttttgcagcgtgttccctggtggctcaggtggtaaagaatctgcctgcaatgcaggagacctgggttcgatccctggggcaggaatatcccctggagaagggaatggctacccaatccagtattcttgcctggagaattcaatgaacagaggagcctggcaggctacagtccatgggatcagaaagttggacacaactgaatcaacaCACACAATAGGTGCTCTATCCTCTACCAATACCATAGCTCCATCAAGACACTTTAGGAAGTAAATTGCTAAATGACAGACTAAGAAAAAAACctgaagatttgaaaaaaaataaaaaataaacggAGTAAGATCACTCCTTCATCTCTGGCAACCAAACGAACCTGCAAACTGTGGGTCAAAATTGTAAACTCTGTAAAACTCATCTGTTTCTGTGCTTTATAGTGTCCCTCTGTCCTTTTGTCTTCTAAGACAAAATGATTGGGTGGAAAATGCTCCTGTTGCCTGAAGTGAGCAACTGGAGATTGGTTCACGCCCCAGTCAGCTTAGAGGAAGTGGGACAGCACAGCTGTAGACGAAGTAACAGGGGCCCAACAGTTTCAGAGCGTCTGTGCAGGTGAGGCCAGAGAAGGGTCACAAAGTCATAAACGAGGGCCACGTGCGGTCTGCGTGGTCCCAAATCATGTTCTCCCGTGGTTTAGTCACCAGGAGCCATGGCGTCCATTCCTGTGGGTCTTCTGGATGAAGCATGAAGGATCCTGCCGGGGGGTCATCTCAGGTGGTTCCAGGCTATTGTATTAGTGAGTTTGTTAAACTACATCAGCTCCCTTTCTGGGGATAATATCCCAGGGTCCAGAGAGATTCAATATAGAGTTAATACCTCAGTCTTAGCCCCTCTGAGTGGGAACTTGGAAAGGCAGTTTTTTCTCTACTTGTTTATGTATCCATCCACTTATCAATGGGACAGTTTTTCTACTATGTCCTTCGGCTTCTCTATATAGTCATTCTActgatttttgagagtttgatattgaaagtGCAagtaaaaatctttaattttgctacttaaaaaaataattgtaatatgtaATGGAGCTGTATATAACcttgttctatattttccaagtctcctataaatgtgttatcacacttacataatttaaaaaataaaaaaaaatctaaaaaagaatgcaaCAGTTTTTCTAAGCTTTTTACCATTTAATCTGTATAAAAGGCCCATCATTGTGATGAGCTCTGATTATTCGTGaatctctgtttctctttgtccTGTCTTCCTTCAGTGCTCACCTTCCTAAGGTGACTTGTGCACGCTTTTTTGTGAGCCCTATGGCAGGGTGTATTTGTGTAGAGTCTCTGCTCTTGTTTGTGTGTTTCTTTACTCCATTTTTAAAGAAACGCTCAGGAGGCCCAGAGGAACCGGCTTCCTCAGGCGCAGTGGGAATGAAGGGGAAGGCTGTGTTTGAATTTGCCCTGCTAATGGTAATTGTCTGCATTCCTTGGCTGGGGAGTTATAGATTTGGGGAGATTAAAACACATTCCAGCATTCTCCTGGTATTACGAACAATGAGAACATGCCTTTTCTTGCCACAAGAATCTAGAAAAGCAGAAGATGGCAGGCCTGGAGGCGCAGAAGAGGCCACTGATGTTGGCAGCCTTGAACGGACTCTCAGTTGCTCGGGGCTCAGGGCGGGAGGAGAGTCGCGTCGATGCCACCCGAGTTCCCATGGACGAGAGGGTAAGCGCTGGGCTCGTCAAACGTGTGACTCATCCTCTGTGGTCTTAGGATTCCGTCGCTCTCTCCTCGCCCAGACACGCCAGCACGAAGGTGTGTTTGACGAATTCATTCTTCAATTTGAAGATTAGGGCAGCCTGGGTTGTGCTGTATTAGAGTGACCCTTTCCaataacttttgttttttggtcagGTGGGTTCAGTGATGACGCCTAGAGACACCAGGCCCTGGCCACCTGTCCATGTGGCCTCAGTCAACCCACATTTCTGggcctgtttctttgttttgcagAGTGAAGAGGTTAAGCCCTTGCCCTACTGCTCGACTTCCGTGATTTTTGCGAACAAGTACCCTTTATTAGGGAGTAATTATTTTACCCAAGCACTTACAGAATTCTTTAATATGCTGGCCCCTTGCTAGGaccttcccagatggcgctagtggtaaagaatctgcctgccaatgcaggagatgctagagatgcaggtttgatccctgggtggggaagatcccctggagtaggaagtggcaacccactccattattcttgcctggaaaattccatggactgaggatcttcatgggctatagtccatgggactgcgaagagtcagacgtgactgagcaactgggcacatGCTTGGCTATAGAGTATGACTGATATATAATTGTTAGGGTAATGCATTGTGGGAACTTTGgttttgaaaagcaaagaaagttgCATGGTAGTGTTTCAGAGGTGAACAAACATGTTCCTTTAGTCCCTGAAATTGCTGTCAGGGTAAAAAACAGGTTGTGTAAATGTAATAGAGTGCCAGTAAGATTAGGGTTTTAGGTTTTATCAGCGTATATGAAGTATTAGCATGCTCTGAGAGCCAGAAGtgtcttactttttatttttttggccgcaccacatgggatattccctgaccagggctcaaaaactgtgccccctgcatttgaagcatagagtcttaaccactggaccaccagggaagttcctaaaagGGTCTTTAGTGGGATCATTTAATCCAGTTAATACCACATTATTGTAATTAGTATTTTAGccatgggaaaaataaaagagggggTGTCTAATCTGCATGACTAGAGAACTGTGGACTAGGATCACCTTAAAATTTAGCTAAAAACAACTACATAAGTggagaaaaggatttttttttataactaaGGTTTAAAAATCTCCTTATCACTAGAACTTGAaaagcaggtggctcagtgataaagaatcctcctgccgattcaggagatgtgggttgaatccctgggttgggaagatcccctgaaggaggacatggcagcccactccagtattcttgcctgggaaatcccatgggcagaggagttggcaggctacagttcctggggccgcaaagagtcggacacaactgagtggcggAGCATGCATACACGTTAATAACAAAATACTAATTTTGAATTTTACCTCTTGCCTAGTCTGGCAGACTGGTACTGTTTAAGGTATGAGTGAGGAGGCGTTTGGTTATTGGACAAGAGAAACTTGCAATATGGTGAATGAATGAGACCAAATCATCAAGTTTTGATTATCCATCTTGAAACTACTGATTAATACTCTCGctgtaaatattttgagaaatctgGTGGTTTTGTCAGAGTGTTTGGATCAGATTATTCAGAGAGCTGAAGATCACCTTCTGTTGCAGTTCAGAACCCTGAAGAAGAAGCTCGAAGAGGGAATGGTGTTCACAGAATACGAgcaaattccaaagaaaaaggcaaatggCATTTTCAGCACAGCGGCTCTGCCAGAAAATGCTGAGCGCAGCCGAATCCGCGAGGTGGTTCCCTATGAGGAGAACCGCGTAGAGCTAATACCAACCAAAGAAAATAACACAGGCTACATTAACGCCTCCCACATCAAGGTAAGAAGGGGGGCTTGTTCGGAAGGCTGGTCGAAGATTGCTGGGTTAACGGTAAAAATGCAGGAAGGAGAAAACAGACGGGCTGCCACTGCGCAGCTTGGCTGGTCCCCAAACCCTGAGGGAGTGTTTTTGAACTCGTAGAGTTTTTCTTAGTCAACTCAAGGCCATGCCTAATgctgcagagagaaggaagcCCAGTGGCCTCAGGGAAAACCTCAGGTCAGCTATTTCTGAAGCTTGATTGTGTCCGAGGATTTAACTGTTTCTGTAAGTGGTAACTTTTCAGGAAACTCACAGGTAAAGCCGAGGATTATCCCTTTCAGTTTGTAATTCTCAGGCGATGGAGGCTGTGGAAGTTACAGGCACTGTATTTCTGTCACTGGACTTTTTATGATGTTCAAGAGAAACAGAGAGTTGTCATTTCTCATTTGTGATACTGGTTATGCATTTTATAGCTGAAGTCCCAAATTTGTATGATATTCACAAGAGTGGACTATTTTAACCATCAACCATAATGGTGACATTGATAATGAATTTTACAAGGTTTGCCAACTGTATTCAATGTATTTGAGTCATTACATTTTTGTTAACTAGTTCGAATACTCCAAATCTTCATATCTCAGTATTTCATAGACTTTAAAGTTAGTCAGCTTAGCTTTACTTCAGTTAGAATTTAGAGTTATAGATACATATGTGCATGCAAACAAGTTTTTCCTAAATAGCTTAATTTCACCAGGGCCCCTAGTGACAGAGCATATTTGTTTAGAATGTCACCATTTGCCCTGGCCTCCAAACTAGGGGAATTATTTGTATACTAATGTGAATTGTATCCGTGTAACTCTTACAGCTGTTACAGGATGTTTTTCAACAATACAAGGTTCACATTAGTAGTCTGTTGTGGTCAATAACCTTAGAAACCTATCTCtggcattatttcctttcttcattgaGTTTTTCAACTGTAGCCAAATCATAGGTAGGTTCCTTTGAGCCTCTAAAACACAGCCAGTTGTTGGCTCGTGTATCAGTTGAAACAGTTTTGATGCGGAATGTGGAAAGTGTACCATTGTTGGTATAGTGTTTGTGTTCACTGAGCATAGATAACCACGTATTTttctattggaatataattgctttataatgttgtgttagtttctgctgcacgaCATTGTGAATCAGccgtatgtgtacatatatcccctcgctCTTGAgccaccctcccaccctcccattctccactcctctaggtcatcatagagtttttttttttttaactgtcagaAAGTCCTGTCCAAAGAAATAGAATGGCATAACTCTCATGGATCATAATTGTGTATTTTAGTCATATTTTTGAGAGTGAGAACTctcaaaacaataataatacaataaaaaacaataaataaactaaaacaaaactataaaaaaaaaccaACTGAGCCCCATAGAACTCTGAAGGGAACTGACAGTGGTGAGTTTCCTGGGCTGAATTTAGATAACGAAACAATGACcgaaaaaatgaactcaaaaatgCGATCGCACAGCTGCTTCTTGCTAGAGTATCTGTGGAAATCTTCCACAGCTGTGATATACTATCTTCTTTTGGCCAAATCGCCTCTCCCATTTTCCATCTCCTCTCTGGAAAAAGCTGTCAGTTTGCATGGGCTGTGCCCGTCGGGCGTTGTTAACAGAAACGTGCCTTCCTCCATATTCTCCGAGGCCCACATTTCATCTTATGGATCTGGGTTAGACATGGGTGCATTTAATAGACCCAGAGAGCTTGTGAGAACTTGTCCTTGTGTTTTTGGAATAGAGTTGTATATCTTGCCAGTGTTTCCTCCCTGGATTCCAAGCAGCCGTTAACACAGAACAGAGATTTATTTGCTCCAGAGGTGAAATCACATCTGTGAAACCCACCTCAGtagcattggcagttgggtttttaATGCAGCTTTTAATACCCTCCTGTCAATACTTGGGGATATGCTGAAAGGCCCCAGGCAGCAGCATACTCTGGAAGTATTTATGGCTCCTATATGTTGGGTGCCAGAGAGGATAATGTTTAAAAGCATGATTCCACAGATAAGCCAAATTCCTAGCCAGCCAGCAAATACATGAGTGTCATCTCCCACCAGTACTCAGAAAATGGATTTTGCTTGCCAGCTTTGACCTAAACATGTCTTGTGCAACGAGATAATAACTGACATGGTTTTTGTTTGAATCAAGTTAGTATATAGTTTCATAaaacaaatgagagaaaaagTTGCAAGCAGTGATCACTCCATTACCCCTAAAACTATCTTGAGATCCACACAGTGTATGTGTAAGGAAGCCCTACTTGGCAATATCAAGGCACAGGAATGAAGAGATACCCAGAAAGAGTCCCTCCAGAGGCCCCTGTTTCCCCCTGCTATCACCTCCCACACTTGGGGCACGCCTTTTTATTGATGAGTCTCCACTGCTGATATTTATCGCTGCAGAATTATCCTCCCAATgtggactttaaaaatattcacagcctaaaagttgagagtgaTGCTTTATTTGATGGGGATTTTTCGGAATTTAAAGCcttggagacagcatctcaagtaaacCTGAGAGAGTTGCTCCCCGGAggcgaggggaggagccaggttatatagaagttttgcaataaagggcaggtagtcagaacatcagAAGATTagtgttaattaaagaaaaccagataacccaagttaaggaatttagcacttttctgtgtatgagaaggtgcaagagtctgggctcactgaaatcattcctttgataggGGCCAGTATGGtctttttaccacctgagctcccTGGAGGCTCCCcatggggagtggctgcagtctgatggctgctagagggcaggtgttctttccttcctgagtcccctcagggctcaccagctcaccatccGTGCTGGCGGTGGCTGTGATaccctttgtttactgatatggcaggaaatactccatttctcactaAGGGCACCCTGAGCTGTGTAGGGTAATGATTTTATTATCCAAAATCATCTCAGGATTGCAGAGTTCAGTTGGATGCTATGATACTGCACAAGGGGGAGGTGGTGATGAAATACCATGTGCTGTTGGCTTCTGTGCGTTCAGAACACCTTTACTGTATGCGGTATAGAGCAGTGGGTACCGCAGAGGTTTAGGACACACTTTGCCTGAGGGCAGTGGTAGAAGGACATTGTTATTCCAAAGGGCTGTTATTCCATGGTACACTTTTCCATTATTTAAAAGGATGCCACAAAGTACTGTTTCTCAATACGGTAGCGGGTATAGAACCGATTTAGTAAGGAAGAGcttgtggggttttgttttgtttttttgcttgtttttttttagtggatagactgtaaaaaagagaaaagaatcacaATTATTAATACATTGCATATTGGAAACATAACTATTATGTCTGTAAAAATTGTTagattacacacatatatattgatataatattatacatgtgtattggagaaggcaatggcaccccactccagtactcttgcctggaaaatcccatggacggaggagcctggtgggctgcagtccatggggtcgctaagagtcgggcacgactgagcgacttcactttcacttttcgctttcatgcattggagaaggaaatggcaacccactccagtgttcttgcctggagaatcccagggacaggggagcctggtgggctgccgtctatggggtcgcacagagttggacatgactgaagtgacttagcagcagcagcatacatgtgtatatatatatgtgtgtgtgtgtgtgtgtttaatatgcACTGATTTGTACATAATTACTGTGAGTTGAAGACCAAAACCCATGGGGTATATTTTGATAAGCTTGAATGGCATAATGTTTTCATGTGAAACTGTGTCGCTAGCCACTCCTGGTCTCAGGACCATTGATAACGGCACTCACACGTTGGACCTAAAACTGTTATCTAAGGTTTTCAGGTGGCTGCAGAAGGACCCGTGGTCAGCGTGGAGTTCTGTCCTGGATTTGGGGTTCATTCACCAATGCTTCCCTTGGCTTCCAGGTGGTGGTCGGTGGGGCAGAATGGCACTACATCGCCACTCAGGGGCCCCTGCCACACACGTGCCACGACTTCTGGCAGATGGTGTGGGAGCAGGGAGCGAACGTGATCGCCATGGTCACTGCAGAGGAGGTAAGGGGCATGGGCACCCGCCATCTGTCCCCGGGGGAGGAAGTGGCCGGAGAATGAGCTTTGTGTTGGTGACCCCACTGTCCTGTCCTCCTCCTGGCATCGTTTCTCTGCCAATCCTTTTCTCTCTGACGTGCCTGTCTTTTCTCTCCTTATTTCCAtataggtttgttttgttttccaaagatAATTTGTTATGTCCCATTTTGATCCAGCTTTTAACTGTTTTTCTTGAATCACCATGTACTACAATTAAACgagcaaacaagcaaacaaaaaacagccaGACTTCAGTCCAGCCAGCTCACTTTTGTGGTGCTAAACAAAGCAATGGTCTTTGCATTGGGGTCTGAGAACTTTGGGGGATCTCCGAGTAACTTGGTGTATATTCCCAAACCCTGGGCATGGCAGCTCATAGGCTCTCCTGTTTATCAGCTGAAAAGAGACCAGAAGCTGTTATTTCTGTAGAGGAGGCCTCTATTCtttggggagagagaaaaaaaaaatgtttttcttcctttgccaAGTCAAACATAAGTTTTTCCATTGTAACTGAAGAAGTCCATGTGGTGTTGCCAAAACTGGCATATACCCCCAGTCCATCTAGCAATTCACTCAGAGCATGTTGTCTTTGGGGAAGGATGGTTTGTGTTTCTTCTCTTGTcacagtcaattttttttttttttttaaccacttccTTTGGTTCCCTCCATTAAATTTTACCTTATGTTTTGAAGTCATTTAAGGGTCAGGCTTCAtctgggtgtttttttgtttgtttgtttgtttttaaccgtGTACGAtcacatgcttccctggtggttcagatagtaaagaatcc is a genomic window of Bos indicus isolate NIAB-ARS_2022 breed Sahiwal x Tharparkar chromosome 16, NIAB-ARS_B.indTharparkar_mat_pri_1.0, whole genome shotgun sequence containing:
- the PTPN14 gene encoding tyrosine-protein phosphatase non-receptor type 14, producing the protein MPFGLKLRRTRRYNVLSKNCFVTRIRLLDSSVIECTLSVESTGQECLEAVAQRLELRETHYFGLWFLSKSQQARWVELEKPLKKHLDKFANEPLLFFGVMFYVPNVSWLQQEATRYQYYLQVKKDVLEGRLRCSLEQVIRLAGLAVQADFGDYNQFDSQDFLREYVLFPMDLALEEAVLEELTQKVAQERKAHSGILPAEAELMYINEVERLDGFGQEIFPVKDNHGNSVHLGIFFMGIFVRNRIGRQAVIYRWNDMGNITHNKSTILVELVNKEETALFHTEDIENAKYISRLFATRHKFYKQNKICTEQSNSPPPIRRQPTWSRSSLPRQQPYILPPMHVQCGEHYSETHTSQDSIFHGNEEALYCNSHNSLDLSYLNGTVTNGGSVCSVHSVNSLSCSQSFIQASPVSSNLSIPGSDIMRADYIPSHRHSAIIVPSYRPTPDYETVMRQMKRGVVHTDSQSQSLRNLNIINTHAYNQPEDLVYSQPEMRERHPYTIPYGPQGGYANKLVSPSDQLNPTNPTVPSKPGGPSAISHTVSTPELANMQLQGAHSYNAAHVLKNYLFRPPPPYPRPRPATSTPDLASHRHKYVSGSSPDLVTRKVQLSVKTFQEDSSPVVHQSLQEVSEPLTATKHHGAVHKRHSLEAMSSMVRGMEAMTLKSLNIPMARRSTLREPGPPEEGPGSHEVPQLPQYHHKKTFSDATMLIHSSESEEEEEEAPDPVPQIPVLREKVEYSTQLQAALARIPNKPPPEYPGPRKSVSNGALRQDQACLPPAVARARLLRHGPAKAISVSRADQLAVNGASLGPSISEPDLTSVKERVKKEPVKERPVSEMFSLEDSIIEREMMIRNLEKQKMAGLEAQKRPLMLAALNGLSVARGSGREESRVDATRVPMDERFRTLKKKLEEGMVFTEYEQIPKKKANGIFSTAALPENAERSRIREVVPYEENRVELIPTKENNTGYINASHIKVVVGGAEWHYIATQGPLPHTCHDFWQMVWEQGANVIAMVTAEEEGGRTKSHRYWPKLGSKHSSATYGKFKVTTKFRTDSGCYATTGLKVKHLLSGQERTVWHLQYTDWPDHGCPEDVQGFLSYLEEIQSVRRHTNSMLEGTRNLRPPIVVHCSAGVGRTGVVILSELMIYCLEHNEKVEVPMMLRLLREQRMFMIQTIAQYKFVYQVLIQFLQNSRLI